A stretch of DNA from Vibrio sp. ED004:
CCGATCATGGTCAAACGTTTGCTTTGGTTATTTTAATGCTATCCGCACCATTCGGTGTAAATATAAATTTACAGTGGATATTTTTAATTACATTAAGCGTTGCATTTGGAATTAAACTCAATCAGAATACTTCAAAATCGAGATATTCTTTGGGTTTATGCACTTAAGCTAGAGGAATAACAATGAAAACACACCTTAATGTAAAGAATTATATACAATGAATAAATCAAAGGTTTTTGGTAGTACTTTGATCATTGCAGGCACAACCATTGGTGCTGGCATGCTCGCTCTTCCACTTGCTTCTGCAGGTATTGGCTTTTCAACTTCACTTGTCTTGATGCTGGGTTTGTGGGCGTTAATGGCTTTTACGGCTCTATTAATGGTAGAGCTTCACCAGTTCGCAGAATCTGATGCTACCCTACACACGTTAGCTCACACCATTTTAGGGACAAAAGGAAAGTGGATTGCGAGCTTCGCGGTAATGTTTCTTTTCTACGCTCTGTGTGCGGCATACATAGCAGGTGGCGGTGCGCAATTTAACCAACGAATTTCGGATATCGCGGGTATCGAACTCAATGGTCAAATCACCACGCTTATATTTACGCTATTGGTAGCCGGCGTTGTTACAATTGGTACCCACAGTGTTGATAAAGTTAACCGCGTCTTGTTTGGCTTAAAGCTAATCGCAATGCTGCTGGTACTCAGCTTTCTAGCACCAAACATTTCATCTCAGTACCTAATGAGTATGCCTTTACAGCAAGGCCTGATTGTTGCAGCGATCCCAGTTGTGTTCACCTCTTTTGGTTTCCACGGCAGCATCCCATCGATCGTTCGATACCTAGATGGCGATGTTCGTTCTTTGCGCAAGGTAATGATTATTGGCTCGGCACTGCCTTTGGTTATCTACGTTTTCTGGCAAAGTGTTACTTTGGGTGTGATTAGCCAAGAGCAATTGTTGTCTGATACAAGCTTAGGTGCGCTATTAGTTTCATTGTCGCAAACCGTTCATCAGTCGAACTTAAGCGTTATCGTCGGTGTGTTCGCGGACCTTGCACTACTTACATCGTTCATTGGTGTGAGCTTGGGCTTATTTGAATTCATGGGCGACTCACTGAGCAAGAAACTCGGCAACGCAAAACGTGTAAAAACAGCCGCTATCACGTTCTTACCGCCACTTGGTTTTGCCCTGTTCTATCCACAAGGCTTTATTATGGCGTTAGGCTATGCTGCGATTGCACTTTCAGTACTCGCGATTCTTCTACCAACAGTGATGGTCTATAAGGTTCGTTACACCGGTTTCTCTGTAAAGCCGCAATCAGAAGAAGCCAATTACCAAGTGTTAGGCGGCAGCAAAGCGTTGTTTTTAGCGGGTAGCGTTGGCATTTTTATCATTGCTATTCAAATTCTTATTTCAGTAGGATTACTGCCTTCTTTGGGCTAATAAACCCATAGAGAATAAAAATACTTGATTGAGATCTCATAAACGATATGTTGCTATCATTAATTTTCACAATTAGTCGATTGAAGTCACATTTTTATTGAGGTCGGTTATTTAGAGTCCACGGTAAAGGATTTACCGTGGAGTTTTTATGAAAGAAGTACAATTTCGAACGATAGACAAACTGTTTATCAAAATGTCGATCAACGACAAGTTTTGTGTCATTTTCTTGATCTTTTTTGCCGCTGTGGCAAGCCTCGCTGGCCTCAACTACGTCAACAAAATGGAACACATTGACGCAAGCGCGAAACAACAGGTCGAATATCAACTGCAAGGCATTTTATCAGCATCAGATTCCCCTGTATCTGTTCGCTCTGTTAGCCAGCAAACACGTCCTCAACAAACCACAATTTCCAACAATGGTTCGGTAACAGCCACGGCAATGGCCCAGGATGGCAACTACTACTCACTTACCGTTACAACTAACGATATAAAGAATCAAAAACAGCAAGCACTGTACACTTTACTCCTTAGCTTTTTATGGTGTGTGCCTTTTGGGCTCTTCTGTTACTGGGTCGCAACTTTCTTAGGCGGCGCACTATGGGTTCTTTACTCCACGACTCAAAAGATTGGCGACGGTGATTTAACGTCACGCCTTGGCTTCCACCCTGGTCGCGATGAGTTTGGCACAATTGGTTGTGCTCTCGACCGTTCAATGGACACGCTCAGTGAGTTAGTCAACAACGTCAACTACAGCGCAGCGACGCTAAGTGAAACATCGGCTTCTTTCGAAACAGAGATGAAGCGCAGCGAAACACAAATCATGAGCCAGAACGCGTCTCTCGACTCTGTAGCGACAGCAATGGATCAGATGACAGCGTCAGCCAATGAAGTCTCTAACATCTCTGCACGTTCAACAGAACAGACAGAGCAAGATGCTCAACAAATTAACGATAGCCATGCGAAGGTTCAACAAGCAATTTCAGAGATCACTACCCTTTCTTCTTTGATTGAGCAAACCTCATCTTCAGTGACTAGCTTGAATGTAAACACGAGCCAAATTAACGAAGTCATCACGACGATCAACGCTATTTCAGAACAAACTAACCTACTTGCATTGAATGCAGCGATTGAAGCGGCTCGTGCAGGCGAACAAGGTCGTGGGTTTGCTGTCGTTGCGGATGAAGTACGTACGCTTGCAAGTCGCACTCAGTCGGCTACGGTTGAAATCCAAGCGATGATTGAGCGCTTACAGCAAGAGAGCCAAAATATTGCGAAGATCACCGAACAAACGGTTGATCAAGCGCAAACCAGTAGCCAGTTGATTTCAAACATTGGTCACGACGTAAACTCGATTGCAGATTCTGCTCAAGCGCTGATGGACATGAGTATCCAGATTGCTACATCGGCTGATGAGCAAAGCAACGTAGCCAATACCATTGCAGCAGAACTTAACGATATTCGCAGTCAATCTGATGTGATTAAAGAGGTAGCTCAAAACTCTTCAAATGGTGTATCTAAGCTAACGGAAGCGTCAGTGTCGCTATCACAAACTTTGTCTAGATACCGAACTTAAGGCTCAAGCGATAACGTTCAAAGCCTACGTTAATGTGGCTTACATTTAACGTGAATAGAAACCAAACTAATAAGGACTCTCATGAGTCCTTTTTTATTGGAATGGGTTGATAACATTACAAAAATCATGGTCACTAACGATGAGATTATCATTACCATGAAGCAAGTCGCAAAGGAGAGATTAAGAAGTGTCAAAACTGTCTAATAATCGAGCTTAGGAGTAATCTACTTAAACGGGTCTTATTTTCGCTTACCCTCTTGCTGCAGGTGGACACATAATGAATAAAACAAAAGCACCAAACACCGACGACATCACATGCCCTTTATGCCAACACGACGAATATCTGCTTTCAGAAAGCGGTGAGAAGTTTACTTGCGCATCATGTGGTTTCCACACCAAACAATTTAGTAAAGTAGTCAGCCTTCAATTAGGCACTAACCCACCAAAGCTGCAGAGTTCGGTATACCACCACTTGAGCAGTGCTTGCCATTAATCCAAACCGAAATTTCTTCCAAACTGTAGATATCCTGAGCCGTTAGCTCTGCTGAGTCGGCTTCTGGATCTACAAGTGATTCATCAATGCTTGGGCGCAATCTGAACGATTGAATGCCTGCTCGAACGCCCGCCTCTATTCCCTTCAAAGTATCATCCACATAGATGCACTCATTGGGTAAAAAGCCCATGTTCATTGCAGTGTACATGATTAAGTCTGGCTCTGGCTTCCAGCTGTTTGCATCAAATGCCGAAAACACTTTGCCTTTAAAATCGTCGAGCATGCCGGTCATCGCTAATGAGGATTCAACTCGAGATTTGGGTGCATTAGAAGCAATACAAAACTCGATGTCTTCACCCTTAAGGAATTCAATCAGCTCTATCGCGCCATCCATCGGTTTCAAGTGGCGTTGGAACAAGGCTTCAAGTTCAGTGCGATATAGTGGCTCGAGTGTATCAATCGAAATAGACAGGCCTAAACGTTCTTGAGTATCCATTAAGATGTCGGCCAACTTACCACCTTGAAAGTGTGCATAGCAGTCGTTCACGTTTAACTCAGCCCCAAAGCCAGTAAATACATTCACTAAGGCTTGGCAACACAGCTTCTCGCTATCGATAAGTGTCCCGTCACAATCGAAAATTACACATTTAGTCTGTTCTAACCGCATAGCTCTCTCACTCCCATTGAATCCAAGCTTTATCCTATAGGGTTATGAAAGTAGTCGGGATGATTAAGGTAACACTTTACCGAGACTTGCTTATTTCTCTTCGCGAAATATGCAGTAGATCACCTTATGGTTCAAGATAAGCAACAGTTTTTACCGAATTGGTGAGGAATGCGCAGCACCAAATACTGCTTGGTTTACAAAAACCGCAAATGAACAGTTAAAAATATAAATTTACACGGGATAATTTCAATAAGGTTGAGAGAGATAATGCGTTAAGTAGCTTCAAAATCTAATTAACAGCCAACTCTTCAATGGCTTTAGGTTCGCTCTTTGTGGTCGTGAGATTCTCTAAGTTTGAAGCCTCAAATGTGCCACTGTCAGGGTAAGTATCGCGGATCGCGACGAATTCAGGTAAGTGTTTTAACAGCAGCTTGGTGAGTTGAGGGTCAAACTGATAACCGCACTCTCGCTCAAACAAGTCGACAACCATCTCTAATGACCATGGCTCTTTGTAGCAACGTGCACTCAATAACGCATCAAACACATCCGCGACCGCAGTAATACGCGCAAACAGGTGAATCTCCTCACCTACTTTGCCATTCGGATAACCAGCGCCATCCCAACGTTCATGGTGTTCATTAGCGATGATTGCAGCAAGGTTAGTAATGTCGCCAGCGCCACTTTTCAATAAGTTGTAACCTGCGGTGGTGTGAAGTTTCATCACCTCCCACTCTTGTTCAGTTAACTTACCAGGCTTATCGAGAATAGATTCCGGCACCGAGATCTTACCCACATCATGCATTGGGCTGATGATCTCTATCATCTCGACTTCGCGGTGGCTCAAACCACTATGTTTGGCCAACAGTGCTGACAGTTTAGCAACGCGCTTAACATGATTCCCTGTCTCTCCTGAGCGTGTTTCAATCGCCTCACCCAGTACATGAATCATGTCTTTTTGAACATTCAGTGTTTGCTTCTGCAGAGCGAGGATGCGCTTGTTCTTCTTCGCCAACTCTTTCTTCTGGCGCAAAGTAACAAACTGCATCAGGATAATCAGGCTTAATCCGGCAATGACCATGGTCAAACCCATCAACAGTTGGAAGTTCTTACGGATGAAAGAAGAAGGCTCATTAACGACAACCGATTCTTCTGGAAGTGTACTCTCACTGATGCCAAATTTTGCCAAAGCTGAGTAGTTGAAGACAAAGCGAATATTGTCCCCCGGAACCAGCGGAGTATCGAAGTTCAGTGGTATGTACTTATCTAACGCATCAACCGCCTCTTCACCCATACTCTGTGAATGATTGACATAACCGCCAAGCACATCACCTAGGATATTAAACTGCCAAAGTGCAAACACAGGTGCTGCACTTGATGCTGATAAAGTTTCGGCGACTTCTTTATAAGAGTGATAAACACCTTGAGTCAACTCAGTGTTGTAGTGACTGAGTAACACGGCATCATCAGATGAGATGGTTTGTAAAAACTGACTCGCTTGCTCAAGCGTTTGATTACTGACTTCGACCAGATTGATCTCTGGAAAGTCCGCCATCACTTTGTACACTTCTTTTCGAATCAGTTGAGACGTGACACTGTAATCATTTACAAAGTATAGGTTCTTGATGTTTGGTCTTAGCTGAGAAATCAGTTCAATATTAATATCGATGTGATCATTTTCGTAAAGCACGGTTGCTCTATCGGTCACGGCATACATGTCGGTACTAATGTCATTGATGCCCGCAGCAACAACGGGTATAGAGCGGTCAATCAATGTGCTCAGCGATTCTAGGAAATTGGCGGCATTATCATCAGTCGCAATTACACCATCAAATTCATAACCAGCGTATTTGGCTTGTAAGTAGTTGGCGAGAGATTCGTAGTATTCAGGGCTATGGATACGCTTGGTATCTAGATACTCGATTGAGAGCTTTACTTCAGATTGAGAGTGTTCGAACGCGCTGTCGATGCCCTTTTGGAAATCCGCGGTCCATTGATAGGAAGGTTCGTAGGAGTGTAAAACTAGGATTTGTTTGATATCCCAGTCGTTAGCATAAATCGCAGGAGAAAAAGCGCTAACACACAATACAGCGATTGAGATCAATAGCTTGTACATACCGAACCCTTTTTAAAAGACGGTGTATTGTACTCAGATTAACGCTTTCTCAAAGAATCTTTAGTTCTCGAACCACACTTTATGGGTAGAAACTTGATCTTGTGCCCAAAAATCATGTAACTGTTTAGCAAAGCCGACAATGTTTTGATCGTCTTGGTTAACAACATCCGATATCAATAGCTCTTCACCCGTTGCTGTCACTACCGCGCTTGCGACGACATCACCGTTTTTTGTACCAACATAAAGCTCATGCTCATCCGATAACATAATCTGGCTTAAGAACTCCAAGATATTCGCCCTTTCAGCTTCATCTTGATAAGCACTTGCTTGGTTTAAAGAGAAAAGTACGGTCAGCTTATGGAAATCAACTTTATGCAGTTCGTCAATTTGAGTGGGAGTTTGGTCTTGCGGAAGAAGTTGGTAAGTCTTTTGGGAAAGTTGTTTTTTATAGATATCTAAACCGAGAAGGCTCTCTTTTGCGGGGTAAGCAATATCGAGCTGGCTAAATAGCCATTGGTTTTTATTATGTGCAATTTCAGGTATTTCGTTATTCATTCTTTTAGTACCTACGGTTAGTATCCCCAAATATCACAGTTATTTGGAAGACATATGGTCGGCTGAGGTGCCGAGCTACAAGCAGAGAGCATACAGAGCATAACCAAGGCCAACAAGTACTTTAAATGCTTCATATTTTTCATTATCCAACAACATCCTTTAAGAACTTAACGAAAAGCTCTACACTCGTATTCATGCTTTCAATATCCTTATAGTAAACAGAACTATATAAATAAAAAGGACTTCTTATGAAAAAAGCCTTAATAGCAGCAGGTATCATCACAATGTTAGCTGGTTGTTCGGACAACGAGGTTGGCGACGTCTCTCTGGGTTTCTTCACAATGAAGGACATCAAAATGTCTTCTCTTGATGACGATAAGATTGCAGGTGTGACTTGTCATATCGCATCCATCGAAGCGAACCTTAGCCTTTCTGATCCAAGCGATAGCTCTATCTCTTGTCGTCAAACTGGTGAAATCACACCAGAAATGATTGCTACGATCGATAAAAGCAAGTCAGGTGAAGTGGTATTCAAGAAATCGAAAAGTATCTTCTTCAAGACAATGAAGGTTCGCCGTATCTATGATGCAGAGAATCAATCACTGCTTTACTTGTCTTACACCACTAAAGAAACAGAAGGCAGCTTCAAACACAGCCTTTCAACTGTTCCACTATGGGGTACAGAGGCTTACGTTGATCCAGCGACGTTAGTTCAGCCAACCGAGTAGTTTCAAACGGATAGTTAGTCGAATCACCTGTACAGACATTGTGCAGGTGATTCAAAATGTAATAAAAATGAAAGAAACAGAAACAAAATGTGATATCATGCGGCAAAATTTTTTCACTGTATTTTTCATATGAAGTTTCCTGGACAGCGTAAATCTAAGCACTACTTTCCAACTCACGCACGTGATCCGTTGGTCAACCAAATTCAACAAACACCTAAGCTTCACCGCGCGACTATTGTCGGTGTGGGTCAAACTATTGTTGATATCGAAGCCCGTGTTGACAGCGCGTTCCTAGAAAAATACGAGCTGAGTAAAGGTCACTCGCTTGTATTGGAAGAAAGTAAAGCAGATGCGTTGTATGAAGAGCTAGTTGAGCGCGGTTTGATCACGCATCAATACCCTGGCGACACTATCGGTAACACACTGCACAACTATTCCGTACTTGCAGACAGCAAATCTGTACTGCTTGGCGTTATGTCTAAGAAAATTGAAGTTGGCTCGTTCGGTTACCGTTACCTTTGCCGCACTTCTTCTCGTATGAACTTAAACCACCTACAAACTGTTGATGGTCCAATTGGTCGTTGTTACACGCTGATCACCGAAGATGGCGAGCGTACGTTTGCGATCAACGAAGGACACATGAACCAACTTCTTCCAGAAAGCATTCCTGAAAAGATTTTCGAGAAAGCATCTGCGTTAGTTGTGTCTTCATACCTAATGCGTGGCAAGCCTGAAGATCCAATGCCCAAAGCAGTACAAAAAGCGATTGAATACGCGAAAGCGCACAATGTGCCTGTTGTACTGACGCTTGGTACTAAGTATGTGATCGAAGGTAACGCTGAATGGTGGCAAGAATACCTGAAAGAAAACGTAACCATCGTTGCGATGAACGAAGACGAAGGTGAAGCACTAACGGGTGAGAAAGATCCATTACTAGCAGCGAACAAAGCGCTTGAGTGGGTTGACCTAGTACTATGTACTGCAGGTCCAATTGGCCTTTACATGGCAGGTTACACAGACGAGTTAGCAAAGCGTGAAACAACGCTGCCACTATTGCCGGGTAACATCCCAGAATTCAACAAGTATGAGTTCAGCCGTGCAATGCGCAAGCAAGACTGTCAAAACCCAGTGAAAGTGTACTCTCACATTGGTCCTTACCTAGGTGGTCCACTTGAGATTAAAAACACCAACGGTGCTGGCGATGGCGCGCTATCTGCGCTATTACACGACATGGCAGCGAACAGCTACCACCACGTGAACGTACCGAACTCAGAGAAGCACGAACACGCTTGTCTAACGTACTCGTCACTGTCTCAAATTTGTAAGTACGCAAACCGCGTAAGCTACGAAGTACTGACTCAGCACTCTCCTCGCCTTTCTCGTGCATTGCCAGAACGCGAAGATAGCTTAGAAGAAACATACTGGGATCGTTAATCTTTTAGACGACGTCTAAGTCGAATTACGAATCCTTGAAGGGCTGCTATATGCAGCCCTTTTTGTATCAAACAACAATGTAATCATAATCGAAGGTAATCGAATCAAATATTTTGCCCGTTTAAGATTTGATCTCGCGCAATGACTCTTTAGATCTGTTATCTTCCAGCACATAATTCGTGTGGTTTGCCTTTACTTGGCAAATTTATGCAGTAGCATCGCCACGCAAACGTTTACGTACCACCTTTCGGTTCTGATATAAGGATCAAATATGCTGTCTGATATTGATATTTGCCGCTCTACTTCCCTTAAAAACATCAGTGAGGTTGCCAAACAAGCTGGCCTGCAACACGACGAACACCAGCCATTAGGCGAATTCAAATCTAAAGTGTCTCTGACGTCACTTGAACGCCTCGCTAACCAGCAAGATGGTAAATTGGTCGTAGTCACGGCGATTACACCCACACCACTCGGTGAAGGCAAAACAGTGACCACCATTGGGCTCGCACAAGGTCTTGCTAAAATTAACCAATCAGCGATGGCGTGTATTCGTCAGCCTTCAATGGGCCCTGTGTTTGGCGTTAAAGGTGGCGCAGCTGGCGGTGGCTACTCTCAAGTCGCTCCTATGGATCAATTGAACCTGCACCTGACTGGTGATATTCATGCAGTAACAGCCGCTCACAACCTTGCGTCTGCAGCGATTGATGCACGTTTGTATCATGAACAACGCGAAGGTTTAGAGGCGTTTGAAGCGCGTTCTGGCTTAAAAGCTTTGGATATTGACCCAAGCAGAATCGTTTGGCGACGTGTACTCGACCACAATGACCGCGCACTACGCATGATCACTGTAGGCAAGAATGAAGCAAACAAAACAATTAATGGTTTTGAGCGCGACGACGGATTTGATATCTCAGCCGCTTCAGAGCTCATGGCAATTCTTGCACTGGCTGACGACTTGCAAGACTTACGCAAACGCATTGGCCGTGTTGTACTCGCCTATAATCATCAAGGCTTGCCACTAACCGCGGATGACTTCGGCGTTGCCGGAGCGATGACCGTCACAATGAAAGACTCTATTGAGCCAACGTTAATGCAAACCCTTGAGGGTGTTCCGACACTTATTCACGCAGGGCCATTTGCGAACATTGCACACGGTAACTCTTCAATTATTGCCGACAAGATTGCCATAAAACTGAGTGATTTTGTGGTGACCGAAGGTGGTTTCGGCTCAGACATGGGTTTCGAGAAAGCGTGTAACATCAAGGTTAAGGCATCCAACAAGAAGCCTGACTGTGCCGTTGTTGTTGCGACGCTACGTGGATTAAAAGCGAACTCAGGTTTGTACGATTTAAGACCGGGTACCCCGCTGCCAGATTCTATCTTTAGTGATGACCAAGATGCACTTATTGCCGGTTTCGAGAACCTCAAATGGCACATCAACAACGTTAAGCAATACCAAGTACCAACCGTCGTTGCTATCAACCGATTCCCACAAGATTCTGACCAAGAACTTGACGCATTAAAACAGATGATCACCGATTTCGATTCAAGCGTGAGCGTTGAAGTCAGTGAAGCGTTTGGTCAAGGTGGCGAAGGCGCGATTAACTTAGCGAATGCAGTAGTAAAAGCTTGCCAAGTTGAAAGTGAATTTAAGCCGTTGTATCAGTCAGAGCAAAGCTTAGAAGAGAAGTTGATGGCGGTCGCTGAAGTCGGTTATGGCGCAGCAAGCATCTCGCTATCACCTCTAGCAAAAAAACAACTCGCTGAATTCAAGCTACATGGTTACTCCAATCTATCCGTGTGTTTAGCAAAAACGCCTTTATCTATCTCAACTGAAGCACATATAAAAGGTGCTCCAACACAGTTTGACGTTCCGGTTAGAGAACTAAAACTTTGTGCAGGTGCAGGTTTTATTTACGCTTTATGCGGCAATGTCATGACCATGCCAGGCTTACCTGATAAACCTGCGTTTATGTCATTAGACATCGATGACAAAGGGAATATCATCGGGTTAAGTTAATGATTACAAGTCTTTAAGTATAATTCATCACTCGCCTACTTATGTCATAACGAAAAATACTGGCATGAGTAGGCATTATTTTGGTAGTGACTCTTAGTTATCCAGATGCTCAATAAGCAAGCTCAATTGCAAAAAGTTGCAGTAAA
This window harbors:
- a CDS encoding formate--tetrahydrofolate ligase, which produces MLSDIDICRSTSLKNISEVAKQAGLQHDEHQPLGEFKSKVSLTSLERLANQQDGKLVVVTAITPTPLGEGKTVTTIGLAQGLAKINQSAMACIRQPSMGPVFGVKGGAAGGGYSQVAPMDQLNLHLTGDIHAVTAAHNLASAAIDARLYHEQREGLEAFEARSGLKALDIDPSRIVWRRVLDHNDRALRMITVGKNEANKTINGFERDDGFDISAASELMAILALADDLQDLRKRIGRVVLAYNHQGLPLTADDFGVAGAMTVTMKDSIEPTLMQTLEGVPTLIHAGPFANIAHGNSSIIADKIAIKLSDFVVTEGGFGSDMGFEKACNIKVKASNKKPDCAVVVATLRGLKANSGLYDLRPGTPLPDSIFSDDQDALIAGFENLKWHINNVKQYQVPTVVAINRFPQDSDQELDALKQMITDFDSSVSVEVSEAFGQGGEGAINLANAVVKACQVESEFKPLYQSEQSLEEKLMAVAEVGYGAASISLSPLAKKQLAEFKLHGYSNLSVCLAKTPLSISTEAHIKGAPTQFDVPVRELKLCAGAGFIYALCGNVMTMPGLPDKPAFMSLDIDDKGNIIGLS
- a CDS encoding HD domain-containing phosphohydrolase; the encoded protein is MYKLLISIAVLCVSAFSPAIYANDWDIKQILVLHSYEPSYQWTADFQKGIDSAFEHSQSEVKLSIEYLDTKRIHSPEYYESLANYLQAKYAGYEFDGVIATDDNAANFLESLSTLIDRSIPVVAAGINDISTDMYAVTDRATVLYENDHIDINIELISQLRPNIKNLYFVNDYSVTSQLIRKEVYKVMADFPEINLVEVSNQTLEQASQFLQTISSDDAVLLSHYNTELTQGVYHSYKEVAETLSASSAAPVFALWQFNILGDVLGGYVNHSQSMGEEAVDALDKYIPLNFDTPLVPGDNIRFVFNYSALAKFGISESTLPEESVVVNEPSSFIRKNFQLLMGLTMVIAGLSLIILMQFVTLRQKKELAKKNKRILALQKQTLNVQKDMIHVLGEAIETRSGETGNHVKRVAKLSALLAKHSGLSHREVEMIEIISPMHDVGKISVPESILDKPGKLTEQEWEVMKLHTTAGYNLLKSGAGDITNLAAIIANEHHERWDGAGYPNGKVGEEIHLFARITAVADVFDALLSARCYKEPWSLEMVVDLFERECGYQFDPQLTKLLLKHLPEFVAIRDTYPDSGTFEASNLENLTTTKSEPKAIEELAVN
- a CDS encoding methyl-accepting chemotaxis protein; its protein translation is MKEVQFRTIDKLFIKMSINDKFCVIFLIFFAAVASLAGLNYVNKMEHIDASAKQQVEYQLQGILSASDSPVSVRSVSQQTRPQQTTISNNGSVTATAMAQDGNYYSLTVTTNDIKNQKQQALYTLLLSFLWCVPFGLFCYWVATFLGGALWVLYSTTQKIGDGDLTSRLGFHPGRDEFGTIGCALDRSMDTLSELVNNVNYSAATLSETSASFETEMKRSETQIMSQNASLDSVATAMDQMTASANEVSNISARSTEQTEQDAQQINDSHAKVQQAISEITTLSSLIEQTSSSVTSLNVNTSQINEVITTINAISEQTNLLALNAAIEAARAGEQGRGFAVVADEVRTLASRTQSATVEIQAMIERLQQESQNIAKITEQTVDQAQTSSQLISNIGHDVNSIADSAQALMDMSIQIATSADEQSNVANTIAAELNDIRSQSDVIKEVAQNSSNGVSKLTEASVSLSQTLSRYRT
- a CDS encoding aromatic amino acid transport family protein → MNKSKVFGSTLIIAGTTIGAGMLALPLASAGIGFSTSLVLMLGLWALMAFTALLMVELHQFAESDATLHTLAHTILGTKGKWIASFAVMFLFYALCAAYIAGGGAQFNQRISDIAGIELNGQITTLIFTLLVAGVVTIGTHSVDKVNRVLFGLKLIAMLLVLSFLAPNISSQYLMSMPLQQGLIVAAIPVVFTSFGFHGSIPSIVRYLDGDVRSLRKVMIIGSALPLVIYVFWQSVTLGVISQEQLLSDTSLGALLVSLSQTVHQSNLSVIVGVFADLALLTSFIGVSLGLFEFMGDSLSKKLGNAKRVKTAAITFLPPLGFALFYPQGFIMALGYAAIALSVLAILLPTVMVYKVRYTGFSVKPQSEEANYQVLGGSKALFLAGSVGIFIIAIQILISVGLLPSLG
- a CDS encoding CreA family protein, translated to MKKALIAAGIITMLAGCSDNEVGDVSLGFFTMKDIKMSSLDDDKIAGVTCHIASIEANLSLSDPSDSSISCRQTGEITPEMIATIDKSKSGEVVFKKSKSIFFKTMKVRRIYDAENQSLLYLSYTTKETEGSFKHSLSTVPLWGTEAYVDPATLVQPTE
- a CDS encoding inosine/guanosine kinase encodes the protein MKFPGQRKSKHYFPTHARDPLVNQIQQTPKLHRATIVGVGQTIVDIEARVDSAFLEKYELSKGHSLVLEESKADALYEELVERGLITHQYPGDTIGNTLHNYSVLADSKSVLLGVMSKKIEVGSFGYRYLCRTSSRMNLNHLQTVDGPIGRCYTLITEDGERTFAINEGHMNQLLPESIPEKIFEKASALVVSSYLMRGKPEDPMPKAVQKAIEYAKAHNVPVVLTLGTKYVIEGNAEWWQEYLKENVTIVAMNEDEGEALTGEKDPLLAANKALEWVDLVLCTAGPIGLYMAGYTDELAKRETTLPLLPGNIPEFNKYEFSRAMRKQDCQNPVKVYSHIGPYLGGPLEIKNTNGAGDGALSALLHDMAANSYHHVNVPNSEKHEHACLTYSSLSQICKYANRVSYEVLTQHSPRLSRALPEREDSLEETYWDR
- a CDS encoding HAD-IA family hydrolase — its product is MRLEQTKCVIFDCDGTLIDSEKLCCQALVNVFTGFGAELNVNDCYAHFQGGKLADILMDTQERLGLSISIDTLEPLYRTELEALFQRHLKPMDGAIELIEFLKGEDIEFCIASNAPKSRVESSLAMTGMLDDFKGKVFSAFDANSWKPEPDLIMYTAMNMGFLPNECIYVDDTLKGIEAGVRAGIQSFRLRPSIDESLVDPEADSAELTAQDIYSLEEISVWINGKHCSSGGIPNSAALVG